A single window of Prochlorococcus marinus XMU1410 DNA harbors:
- a CDS encoding DUF3769 domain-containing protein, with product MEKLFFWLKLFLFIGFINPSLSSFSFQIKKEFEDSKSKLNNQKNIKYKNLLKYAYLEKKGINDNKNDFELPLQLKNFFNQLSDNLAYESNTIDKSFVVDINSNTQSRIGSKFIADGDVLIKSSIGIMKASKLSYDEELKKIIIEGDIAFKSKRQFLKAETIEYDFINKKGFILNAYGSIDFISLKNIFEDNISEDLNDNFEEDFQIKSVKLDTSSSINFENSQNVKAKLNPVNRTRFKTDRIEIKNDIWSAKELKLTNDPYNEPQLIINNKDFKFINDNNKNKIKTKWSSLTFEDKLTIPIGPRNISSTIEENYYKWGISYDKEKYDGLSLYRSFDPLFFGKKKSTRLNILSKFNIQRILTGKTKSFSLDNENILGDKIEQDADFLDYFGIDTAINSSLGDWSYFLNVETNSADFEKLDKALEGKSYIVKNIYLKNRKNYFASGDLSFFGTFREKTNNGSLGEILVNNSYGVLYDLEILKNKKNLNVTRNLALGYGNYESPSRINSKNLITKKRANLSLKQKNEYVFWEPNSEEYLNEDYKYSPSIIKKGLYWVIEGNADFFRYDDGNKQDIILIKSGPKLVLGSFKKDYLDYTEIELYPRFKFNRGDSPFSFDQVVDSSVVEFNIKQRLYKALAVKFSGEFDLEKNNSEDNFINPTMEISWNRRAYNIGLFYNFDNEEGGINFNIYSFNFNGLGREFK from the coding sequence TTGGAAAAATTATTTTTTTGGTTAAAATTATTTTTATTCATTGGATTCATAAATCCTAGTTTATCAAGTTTTTCTTTTCAAATAAAAAAAGAATTTGAGGATTCAAAAAGTAAATTAAATAATCAAAAAAATATTAAATATAAAAATCTTCTTAAATATGCCTATTTAGAAAAAAAAGGAATTAATGATAATAAAAATGATTTCGAACTCCCATTACAGTTAAAAAATTTTTTTAATCAACTATCAGACAATTTAGCATATGAATCTAACACGATTGACAAATCATTTGTTGTTGATATTAATTCAAATACTCAGTCTAGGATAGGTTCTAAATTTATTGCTGATGGAGATGTCTTGATTAAATCATCTATTGGAATAATGAAGGCTTCAAAGTTATCCTATGATGAAGAATTAAAAAAAATTATTATAGAGGGTGATATTGCTTTTAAAAGCAAAAGACAATTCCTTAAGGCAGAAACTATTGAATATGATTTTATTAATAAGAAAGGGTTTATTTTAAATGCATATGGATCTATTGATTTTATTTCACTTAAGAATATTTTTGAAGATAATATTAGTGAAGATTTAAATGATAATTTTGAAGAAGATTTTCAAATTAAATCCGTTAAATTAGATACTTCCTCTTCTATTAATTTTGAAAATAGTCAGAATGTAAAAGCTAAACTAAATCCTGTTAATAGAACTAGATTTAAAACTGATAGGATAGAAATTAAAAATGATATATGGAGTGCTAAAGAATTAAAATTAACAAATGATCCATATAACGAACCGCAACTAATTATTAATAATAAAGACTTTAAATTTATAAATGACAATAATAAAAACAAAATAAAAACGAAATGGTCTAGTTTGACTTTTGAAGATAAGTTAACTATCCCAATTGGTCCAAGAAACATTTCTTCTACTATTGAAGAAAATTATTATAAATGGGGAATTTCTTACGATAAGGAAAAATATGATGGATTATCTTTATATAGAAGCTTTGACCCTTTATTTTTTGGAAAAAAAAAGAGTACTAGATTAAATATTCTTAGTAAATTTAATATTCAAAGGATATTAACCGGTAAAACAAAAAGCTTTTCTCTTGATAATGAAAATATTTTGGGAGATAAAATAGAACAAGATGCAGATTTCTTAGATTATTTTGGAATAGATACTGCAATAAATAGCTCTTTAGGTGATTGGAGTTATTTTTTAAATGTTGAAACTAATTCCGCAGATTTTGAAAAATTAGATAAAGCTCTTGAAGGTAAAAGTTATATAGTTAAAAATATTTATTTAAAAAATAGAAAAAATTATTTTGCTAGTGGAGATTTATCTTTTTTCGGAACTTTTCGTGAAAAAACAAATAATGGATCTCTTGGTGAAATACTTGTTAATAATTCATATGGTGTATTGTATGATTTGGAAATTCTTAAGAATAAAAAAAATCTTAATGTTACTAGAAATTTGGCTTTGGGATATGGAAATTACGAATCTCCTTCAAGAATAAATTCAAAAAATCTTATTACAAAAAAGAGAGCAAATTTATCTTTAAAGCAAAAAAACGAATATGTTTTTTGGGAACCTAATTCTGAAGAATATTTGAATGAGGATTATAAATATAGCCCTTCTATAATTAAAAAAGGATTGTATTGGGTAATTGAGGGTAATGCTGATTTCTTTAGATATGATGATGGGAATAAACAGGATATAATATTAATTAAATCTGGACCTAAATTAGTTTTAGGATCCTTTAAGAAAGATTATCTTGATTACACAGAAATTGAATTATATCCTAGATTTAAATTCAATAGGGGAGATAGTCCATTCAGTTTCGATCAGGTAGTAGATAGTAGTGTTGTTGAGTTTAATATTAAACAAAGATTGTATAAAGCTTTAGCAGTAAAGTTTTCTGGGGAGTTTGATTTAGAAAAAAATAATTCTGAGGATAATTTCATTAATCCAACAATGGAAATTTCATGGAACAGAAGAGCTTATAATATTGGCTTATTTTATAATTTTGATAATGAGGAAGGAGGTATTAACTTTAATATATATTCCTTTAATTTCAATGGTTTGGGAAGGGAATTTAAGTGA
- a CDS encoding HAD family hydrolase, which yields MTKKIVVFDIDGTLIQTDTLLICLRKIRRDRQLLKNLILFAFAFILWKFKFISDKRCKEFFLKNFKICEYINKFKDEWLIEELINDLNPAAIKRLEWHKKNKDRIILCSASPRLILQPLANKLDVELICTEVKYKTGNWFPKIISPNCKGIEKLNRLSEYLGSLENLIIEAYGDSEGDKELLEKANLPHYKNFSNIPRPYKEENYLKVKLTFFRNYLQLLLNI from the coding sequence TTGACAAAAAAAATAGTTGTTTTTGATATCGACGGAACACTAATTCAAACCGATACTTTATTAATCTGTTTAAGAAAAATAAGGAGAGATAGGCAACTTTTAAAAAATTTAATTTTATTTGCATTTGCATTTATATTATGGAAATTTAAATTCATATCAGACAAAAGATGTAAAGAATTTTTTTTAAAAAATTTTAAAATTTGCGAATACATTAATAAATTTAAAGATGAATGGTTAATTGAAGAATTAATTAATGATTTAAATCCTGCTGCAATAAAGCGCTTAGAATGGCATAAAAAAAATAAAGATAGGATAATACTTTGTTCCGCTTCTCCTAGGCTTATACTCCAACCTTTAGCAAATAAGTTAGATGTAGAATTAATTTGCACCGAAGTTAAGTACAAAACAGGGAACTGGTTCCCAAAAATTATTAGTCCTAATTGTAAGGGAATTGAAAAGCTAAATAGATTAAGTGAATACTTAGGTTCTTTAGAAAATTTGATTATCGAAGCTTATGGGGATAGTGAAGGCGATAAAGAGTTGCTTGAAAAAGCAAATTTACCTCATTACAAGAATTTTTCAAATATCCCAAGACCTTACAAAGAAGAAAATTATCTAAAAGTTAAATTAACTTTTTTCAGAAATTATCTCCAACTTCTTCTTAATATTTAA
- a CDS encoding GtrA family protein — protein sequence MKNNGQKRKFILAGIINVFLTNLTLQALLLINFISIPISTLISQFVNMIFGYLIYSKFIFNIKYYRKKTFIAKYSILMAIIWAFNSFSIELGYGFGISKNLTAFFIIPILAIISFIFQKFWVFK from the coding sequence ATGAAAAATAATGGCCAAAAGCGGAAATTTATTTTAGCTGGAATTATTAATGTATTTTTAACAAACTTAACCTTGCAAGCATTACTCTTAATCAATTTCATTTCAATTCCCATCTCAACTTTAATAAGTCAGTTTGTAAATATGATTTTCGGCTATTTGATTTACAGTAAGTTTATTTTCAATATTAAATATTATAGAAAAAAAACCTTCATAGCAAAATACTCTATTTTGATGGCAATTATTTGGGCATTTAATAGTTTTTCAATTGAGTTAGGTTATGGTTTTGGAATTTCCAAAAATTTAACAGCTTTTTTCATTATTCCAATACTTGCAATAATATCATTTATTTTTCAAAAGTTTTGGGTTTTCAAATAA
- a CDS encoding FAD-binding oxidoreductase produces MLNNIQQKTELISGWGRTKSIQSNILLPHNDEQVSEIIKSSNYSSIIPRGLGRSYGDAAQCCVGKVLDLRNFNKISLNKDSASVTVGAGVSLEELLKYIVNKGFFLPVSPGTKYVTIGGAISSDVHGKNHHCEGSFANHVEEITIINGTGEKIKLSPSNAKTKNAFWATAGGMGLTGVILDAKFKLIPISTSLISVNTIRFLNLESLMEEMIKGDEKFRYSVAWIDSLHKNGRGILTRGDHANIESIKSQSNIEDPFFYDPKQIGNTPSFLPGGLLNNWTVKAFNEAWYRKSPNFKEDELQTINSFFHPLDGIKNWNKIYGPKGFLQYQFVVPDEGAYMIKKTLDKLKEIGAPSFLTVLKRFGEKNSGLLSFPFKGWTLAADVPAGVNGLYETLNELDNDLLDAGGRIYLAKDSRQSASTFSASYPQLNEWLNEKEKLDPNHIFCSDLSERLKL; encoded by the coding sequence ATGTTAAATAATATTCAGCAAAAAACTGAACTCATATCAGGATGGGGCAGAACAAAATCTATACAATCAAATATTCTTTTACCGCATAATGATGAGCAAGTTAGTGAAATAATAAAAAGTTCAAATTATTCTTCAATTATTCCTAGAGGTTTAGGAAGATCTTATGGAGACGCAGCTCAATGTTGTGTTGGTAAAGTTTTAGATTTGAGAAATTTTAATAAAATTTCACTTAATAAGGATTCCGCAAGTGTTACTGTTGGCGCAGGAGTAAGTTTAGAAGAATTATTAAAATACATAGTTAATAAAGGCTTCTTTTTACCTGTTTCTCCAGGGACAAAATATGTGACGATAGGAGGGGCTATTTCCTCTGATGTTCATGGGAAGAACCATCATTGTGAAGGCAGCTTTGCTAATCATGTAGAGGAAATTACAATAATAAACGGGACTGGTGAAAAAATAAAACTTTCCCCTTCTAATGCAAAAACTAAAAATGCTTTTTGGGCAACTGCTGGGGGGATGGGATTAACAGGCGTTATCCTAGATGCAAAATTTAAACTTATCCCTATTTCAACATCTCTTATTAGTGTTAATACAATAAGATTTTTAAATCTGGAAAGTCTTATGGAAGAAATGATAAAAGGTGATGAAAAATTTAGATATAGTGTTGCTTGGATTGATAGTCTTCATAAAAATGGGAGAGGAATATTAACAAGAGGAGACCACGCAAATATTGAAAGTATAAAATCGCAGAGTAATATTGAAGATCCATTTTTTTATGACCCAAAGCAAATTGGTAATACTCCTTCGTTCCTGCCAGGAGGTTTGCTAAATAATTGGACTGTTAAGGCTTTTAACGAAGCATGGTATAGAAAATCTCCGAACTTTAAAGAAGATGAACTACAAACAATTAATTCTTTCTTCCATCCTTTAGACGGTATAAAAAATTGGAATAAAATATATGGGCCAAAAGGTTTCTTACAATATCAATTTGTGGTCCCAGATGAAGGAGCATATATGATTAAAAAAACCTTGGATAAATTAAAAGAAATTGGAGCTCCAAGTTTCTTAACTGTTTTAAAAAGATTTGGGGAAAAAAATTCTGGGCTACTATCTTTCCCCTTCAAAGGGTGGACTTTAGCTGCTGATGTACCTGCAGGAGTTAACGGCTTATATGAAACTTTGAATGAACTTGATAATGATCTATTAGATGCAGGTGGTAGGATATATCTAGCTAAGGACTCTAGGCAATCTGCTAGTACCTTTTCTGCATCTTACCCTCAATTAAATGAATGGTTAAATGAGAAAGAAAAGCTAGATCCGAATCATATCTTTTGTTCTGATTTATCAGAAAGATTAAAATTATAA
- a CDS encoding SDR family NAD(P)-dependent oxidoreductase — translation MTIKSAWILGSTSTVAKATINNLAKLGCKRFHLVSRNIELNKSFGEMLFQKYGCLITYELVNLDKIDNQEKKISQIYDLYFICAGTLGKPLLARKDLNEAMNIINVNFCSIIPWLSAIVNEKRINHAGSLWIMSSVAADIGRPSNYHYGASKAALTKFCEGLMLRCNDKPFNIRIIKAGYISSPMTKGKAPEILCISPDSFAKSLLRQENKRGIEYKPLIWSFIMKIIKLLPKKLLSKM, via the coding sequence ATGACCATTAAATCAGCTTGGATATTAGGAAGCACCAGTACAGTTGCAAAAGCAACTATAAATAATCTCGCTAAATTAGGCTGTAAAAGATTTCACCTTGTATCAAGAAACATAGAGTTAAATAAGAGTTTTGGTGAAATGTTATTTCAAAAATATGGATGTTTGATCACATACGAACTTGTAAATCTTGATAAAATTGATAATCAAGAGAAAAAAATTAGTCAAATATATGATCTTTATTTTATATGTGCTGGCACCTTAGGAAAACCATTATTAGCTAGAAAAGATTTAAATGAAGCTATGAATATTATTAACGTTAATTTTTGTAGCATTATTCCATGGTTAAGTGCAATAGTTAATGAAAAAAGAATTAATCATGCTGGATCTCTGTGGATAATGTCATCAGTCGCAGCTGATATTGGTAGACCTTCAAACTATCATTATGGAGCCTCTAAAGCAGCACTTACTAAATTTTGCGAAGGCTTAATGTTGAGATGTAATGATAAGCCATTTAATATTCGTATAATTAAAGCTGGTTATATATCTTCTCCAATGACGAAAGGGAAAGCTCCAGAAATATTATGTATTTCGCCTGATAGTTTTGCAAAAAGCCTATTACGTCAAGAAAATAAAAGAGGTATAGAATATAAACCTTTGATATGGTCTTTTATAATGAAAATTATAAAACTTTTGCCAAAGAAATTACTTTCTAAGATGTAG
- a CDS encoding GtrA family protein — MKTKKQFLIFVLTGGIAALSNILSRLGLSKILRFELAIIIAYLIGMFIAYILAKKFVFFNSKKSIKSSLAGFTVVNLLAIIQTWLVSIGIKAFLINLVESIFIIELIAHTSGVIVPVFTSFFGHKYISFNDQKE; from the coding sequence ATGAAAACCAAAAAACAATTTCTAATTTTTGTTTTAACTGGTGGAATTGCTGCTTTATCTAATATATTAAGTCGATTAGGGTTATCTAAAATTTTACGATTTGAACTAGCCATAATAATAGCCTATTTAATTGGCATGTTCATTGCCTATATATTGGCAAAAAAGTTTGTTTTCTTTAATAGTAAAAAATCTATTAAAAGCTCTTTAGCAGGATTTACAGTTGTTAATCTTCTCGCAATTATACAAACTTGGCTTGTAAGTATTGGAATAAAAGCATTCCTAATTAACTTAGTTGAGTCTATATTTATTATAGAACTAATCGCACATACTTCGGGAGTGATAGTTCCAGTATTTACAAGTTTCTTTGGCCATAAATATATCAGTTTCAATGATCAAAAAGAATAA
- the gmd gene encoding GDP-mannose 4,6-dehydratase produces MENRSKIALITGVTGQDGSYLVELLLGKGYIVHGLKRRSSSFNTSRIDHLYQDPHEKNTKFFLHYGDLIDSTNIMKLIQKIQPDEIYNLGAQSHVAVSFETPEYTANCDALGVLRILEAVKSLNLIKKTKIYQASTSELYGLVQEVPQKETTSFYPRSPYAVAKLYAYWIVVNYREAYDIFACNGILFNHESPRRGETFVTRKITRGLARINYGLEKCIYMGNLDAKRDWGHAKDYVHMQWLMLQQEKPEDYVISSGQMKSVREFIELSAIELGWNKEKGEKAIIWEKSGIDEIGKRSDTGEVVIRIDPRYFRPTEVDQLLGDASKARKKLGWQPNISLSEMIAEMIEEDSNEAKKEYLLKNEGFSIYGSKE; encoded by the coding sequence ATGGAAAATAGAAGCAAGATTGCTCTAATTACTGGGGTAACAGGCCAAGATGGAAGTTATTTGGTTGAATTACTTTTGGGAAAAGGGTATATAGTTCATGGTTTAAAAAGAAGATCAAGCTCATTTAATACTTCTAGGATTGATCATTTATATCAAGATCCACATGAAAAGAATACAAAGTTTTTTCTTCACTATGGGGATTTAATTGATAGTACAAATATAATGAAACTAATACAAAAAATTCAGCCTGATGAAATTTATAATTTAGGAGCTCAAAGTCATGTTGCTGTAAGTTTTGAAACCCCTGAATATACCGCAAATTGTGATGCTTTGGGAGTTCTTAGAATTCTTGAAGCTGTAAAAAGTTTAAACTTAATAAAAAAAACAAAAATATATCAGGCTAGTACAAGCGAACTGTACGGACTCGTACAGGAGGTGCCACAAAAAGAAACAACATCTTTTTATCCAAGGAGCCCGTATGCAGTGGCAAAATTGTATGCATATTGGATAGTTGTCAATTATAGAGAAGCATATGATATCTTTGCATGTAATGGCATTCTTTTTAACCATGAAAGCCCAAGAAGAGGAGAAACATTTGTAACAAGAAAGATAACCAGAGGACTGGCAAGAATAAATTATGGGCTTGAGAAATGTATCTATATGGGTAATCTTGATGCAAAAAGAGATTGGGGGCATGCTAAAGATTATGTTCATATGCAATGGTTGATGCTTCAACAAGAAAAGCCAGAAGACTATGTTATTTCTTCTGGACAAATGAAAAGCGTTCGTGAATTTATAGAATTAAGTGCAATAGAACTAGGTTGGAATAAAGAAAAGGGAGAAAAAGCAATCATATGGGAAAAAAGTGGAATTGATGAAATAGGTAAAAGATCGGATACAGGGGAAGTTGTTATAAGAATTGATCCAAGGTACTTTAGACCTACTGAAGTTGATCAGTTACTTGGGGACGCATCAAAAGCAAGAAAAAAACTAGGATGGCAACCTAATATTTCATTAAGTGAAATGATTGCTGAAATGATTGAGGAAGATTCTAATGAAGCTAAAAAAGAGTACTTACTAAAAAATGAGGGTTTTTCAATATATGGTTCTAAGGAATAA
- a CDS encoding NAD(P)/FAD-dependent oxidoreductase, translated as MNKNKRDKIAILGGGPMGLAVAYELCLHGYKPTLFEADDRLGGMAASFNFGGIDIERYYHFHCLNDYDFFELCKELNIFQEIEWRETKMGFFFKQKLYKWGTISSVLLFPHLSLTSKLRYLLHAARCLTLKNWDKLDKIKATSWIKKWLGRKNYKILWEALFQYKFFKYKDDISAAWIWSRINRLARSRKNLKENIGFLKGGSKLLIESLEDKLRSFGCKLNCKSLVQSIKPLKSGGAQLTVNNKKYTFDKVITTCPLPIISSIFRNGGVENKTVNKYASQKSVACACVLIQTKKAITENFWTNINDERFKIPGIIEVSNLRPIHPHITYIPFYMPFDNKDYKRPDDSFIKDSWNCLKTINPNLKDDDLVVAKCNRYKFAQPVCGTNFKKKLPNIEPFKGIFTVDTTAYYPEDRGISESIKFGRTLVKQILKNSY; from the coding sequence ATGAATAAAAATAAGAGAGATAAAATTGCAATATTAGGTGGAGGACCAATGGGCTTAGCAGTAGCATATGAATTATGCCTTCATGGTTATAAACCAACTCTTTTTGAGGCAGATGATAGATTAGGAGGAATGGCAGCTAGCTTTAATTTTGGTGGAATCGATATAGAAAGGTATTACCATTTTCATTGTCTTAATGATTATGATTTTTTTGAACTTTGCAAAGAATTAAATATTTTCCAAGAAATAGAGTGGAGAGAGACAAAAATGGGTTTCTTTTTTAAACAAAAATTATATAAATGGGGTACGATAAGTTCTGTATTACTTTTCCCACATTTATCTCTTACGTCAAAACTCAGATATCTTTTACACGCGGCCAGATGTCTTACTTTAAAAAATTGGGATAAATTAGATAAAATAAAAGCTACATCATGGATTAAAAAATGGTTAGGAAGAAAAAATTATAAAATATTATGGGAAGCACTATTTCAATACAAATTTTTTAAATATAAAGATGATATTTCAGCAGCTTGGATATGGAGTAGGATTAATAGATTAGCAAGATCAAGGAAAAACCTAAAAGAAAATATAGGTTTTTTAAAAGGTGGCTCAAAATTACTTATTGAAAGTTTAGAAGATAAATTAAGAAGTTTTGGTTGTAAGCTAAATTGTAAAAGTTTAGTTCAATCTATTAAGCCCCTCAAAAGTGGTGGGGCTCAACTAACAGTAAATAATAAAAAATATACTTTTGATAAAGTTATAACAACTTGTCCTCTGCCAATTATTTCCTCAATATTTAGAAATGGTGGTGTAGAAAACAAAACAGTAAATAAATATGCATCCCAAAAATCAGTCGCTTGTGCCTGTGTACTAATTCAAACTAAAAAAGCAATAACTGAAAACTTCTGGACTAATATAAATGATGAAAGATTTAAGATACCTGGGATAATTGAAGTAAGTAATTTGAGGCCAATTCATCCACACATAACTTACATACCATTTTATATGCCATTTGATAATAAAGACTATAAAAGGCCAGATGATAGCTTTATAAAAGATAGTTGGAATTGCCTAAAAACTATAAATCCAAATTTAAAAGATGATGATTTAGTAGTAGCTAAATGCAATAGATATAAATTTGCACAACCAGTATGTGGAACAAATTTCAAAAAAAAATTACCAAATATAGAACCTTTTAAGGGTATATTCACTGTTGATACAACTGCATATTATCCAGAAGATAGAGGCATAAGTGAAAGTATTAAATTTGGAAGAACTTTAGTAAAGCAGATTCTTAAAAATAGTTATTGA
- a CDS encoding decaprenyl-phosphate phosphoribosyltransferase — protein MIIYLIKSCRLRQWTKNLLIFAPGIFSKDYYIFGWLNCIEAFISFCLISSGIYLINDLIDIDSDRSHPTKCKRPIAAGKIKPNIAFSSSLFLIALSLIISATISNLIFFLLTLYLFIQILYCLFFKNKPILDIFSISAGFLLRALVGVAAYGGNWSHWFLLTIGMLSLFLAIEKRKTELRNSEKSGVLTRKVLSRYSLPLFQRLESTVTSCAFMAYALWSSGPNLNGAETSWMLITVPFVLMGIFRYQLISDPQESNKRMLINKEDTTEKPEEILLRDKGIKITIICWLLCVISVKILYQNNYIT, from the coding sequence ATGATAATTTATTTAATAAAATCATGCCGATTAAGACAATGGACAAAGAATCTTCTAATATTTGCTCCAGGTATTTTTAGTAAAGATTATTATATATTTGGTTGGTTAAATTGTATAGAAGCATTTATTAGTTTTTGCTTAATTTCAAGTGGTATTTACTTAATAAACGATTTAATAGATATTGATTCTGATAGAAGTCATCCTACTAAATGTAAAAGACCCATAGCAGCAGGAAAAATTAAACCAAATATAGCTTTCTCTTCATCCTTATTTTTAATTGCACTAAGTTTAATAATTTCTGCAACAATTAGTAATCTTATTTTTTTTCTATTAACTTTATATTTATTTATACAAATTCTTTATTGTTTATTTTTTAAAAACAAGCCAATTCTTGATATATTTTCAATCTCAGCAGGTTTTTTACTAAGAGCTTTGGTTGGAGTTGCAGCTTACGGGGGCAATTGGTCTCATTGGTTTTTATTAACTATTGGGATGTTATCTCTATTTTTAGCAATTGAAAAAAGAAAAACAGAGCTACGTAATTCAGAAAAAAGTGGAGTTTTGACGAGAAAAGTTTTATCAAGATATTCTTTACCCCTTTTTCAAAGACTAGAGTCAACAGTAACAAGTTGTGCTTTTATGGCTTATGCTCTTTGGAGCTCTGGTCCAAATTTGAATGGAGCAGAAACCAGTTGGATGCTAATTACTGTGCCTTTTGTATTGATGGGAATTTTTAGATATCAATTAATTAGTGACCCTCAAGAATCTAATAAAAGAATGCTAATCAATAAAGAAGATACAACAGAAAAGCCAGAAGAGATTCTTTTAAGAGATAAGGGAATAAAAATTACAATAATTTGCTGGTTGTTATGCGTGATTTCGGTAAAAATTCTTTATCAAAATAACTATATTACATGA
- a CDS encoding NAD-dependent epimerase/dehydratase family protein, giving the protein MKIFIPGGSGLVGLNLIAKLLESNPNWELTVVDKKSEAVNIAKLIFPSVKFIVEDLCLVKNQKWPKVALSSDACVMLQAEIGNKDKSMFYKNNIESTENILNVIQHNKGIRLIHVSSSVVNSISNDEYTRTKREQERLVLSKFKDQIVLRPTLMFGWFDRKHMGWLALFMKKMPIFPIPGNGNFIRQPLYVNDFCEIIKSCLEDKYISGTFNISGLEKITYSSLMKNLRNACGARCLLINIPIPVFSFLLKIWSFISKKPAFTNSQLMALIGGDEFEVINWPKIFKIKSTKISNALIETHQNKQYSKVIFPF; this is encoded by the coding sequence ATGAAAATTTTTATTCCAGGAGGTTCAGGACTAGTTGGCCTAAATTTAATAGCAAAATTACTAGAATCCAATCCTAATTGGGAATTGACGGTAGTTGATAAAAAATCAGAAGCTGTAAATATTGCAAAATTAATTTTTCCAAGTGTCAAATTTATTGTTGAAGATCTTTGCCTTGTGAAAAACCAAAAATGGCCTAAGGTGGCTTTATCATCAGATGCTTGTGTAATGTTGCAAGCTGAGATAGGGAATAAAGATAAAAGTATGTTTTATAAAAATAATATTGAAAGTACAGAAAATATTCTGAATGTAATTCAACATAACAAAGGAATAAGATTAATACATGTAAGTAGTTCAGTAGTTAATTCAATCTCCAATGATGAATATACACGAACCAAAAGAGAGCAAGAGCGATTAGTATTGTCAAAATTTAAAGATCAAATTGTTCTTAGGCCTACATTAATGTTTGGTTGGTTTGACAGAAAACATATGGGTTGGTTAGCACTTTTCATGAAAAAAATGCCTATTTTCCCAATACCAGGAAATGGCAATTTCATAAGGCAACCTCTTTATGTAAACGATTTTTGTGAAATAATAAAAAGCTGTCTCGAGGATAAATACATATCAGGAACATTTAACATTAGCGGATTAGAAAAAATTACTTACTCTTCACTTATGAAGAACTTAAGAAATGCCTGTGGCGCTAGATGTTTATTAATTAATATACCAATACCTGTTTTTAGTTTTCTTTTGAAAATCTGGTCATTTATATCTAAAAAACCTGCCTTTACAAATTCTCAACTTATGGCCTTAATTGGAGGTGATGAGTTTGAAGTAATTAATTGGCCAAAAATTTTTAAAATCAAATCCACAAAAATAAGCAATGCCCTTATAGAAACACATCAAAATAAACAATACTCCAAAGTAATCTTTCCTTTCTAA